The following are encoded in a window of Rosa chinensis cultivar Old Blush chromosome 4, RchiOBHm-V2, whole genome shotgun sequence genomic DNA:
- the LOC112197333 gene encoding nuclear pore complex protein NUP155, protein MSREDDVVMRDVTNAGLVVSDRIGREVASQLDLEESLEASRYASHPYATHPREWPPLAEVVDTWELPPVLIERYNAAGGEGTTLCGIFPEIRRAWASIDNSLFLWRFDKWDGQCPEYSGEDQAICAVGLAKSKPGVFVEAIQYLLILATPVQLSLVGVCCSGGADGTDPYAEVSLQPLPEYTVPSDGITMTCITCTEKGRIFLAGRDGHIYELQYTTGSGWQSRCRKVCLTAGLGSIISRWVLPNVFKFGAVDPIIEMVFDNERHILYARTEEMKLQVFILGQNADGPLKKVAEEKNLINLRDVHYGGRQSTGPRAPNRTTKSSIVCISPLSTLESKSLHLVAVLSDGRRMYLTTSPSSGNLGGFNTDHDKPSCLKVVTTRPSPPLGLSGGLAFGTMSLAGRPQNDDLSLKVEAAHYSAGTLVLSDSSPPTMSSLLIVNRDSSTQSAGSSTLGTSSRSSRALRESVSSLPVEGRMLFVADILPLPDSTTAILSLYSAIEYGGYESLEESCEKVSAKLWARGDLSIQHILPRRRFVVFSTMGMMEIVFNRPVDILRRLFESNSPRSILEEFFNRFGPGEAAAMCLMLAARVVHSENLISNVVSQKAAEAFEDPRLVGMPQLEGNSALSNTRTAAGGFSMGQVVQEAEPVFSGAHEGLCLCSARLLFPVWELPVVIVKGSLGSTSAMSENGLVICRLSVEAMQVLENKIRSLEKFLRSRRNQRRGLYGCVVGSGDLTGSILYGASSEFGASDHMVRNLFGAYSRTTESNAGGSSSKRQRLPYSPAELAAMEVRAMECIRQLLLRSSEALFLLQLLSQHHVTRLVESFDADLRQALVRMTFHQLVCSEEGDRLATRLISALMEYYTGPDGRGAVDDVSSRLRDGCPSYYKESDYKFFLAVECLERAAVLPDPVEKENLARKAFDFLSKVPESADLRTVCKRFEDLRFYEAVVHLPLQKAQALDPAGDAFNDQIDTADREYAVAQRVQCYEIIISALRSLKGDPSQREFGSPLRRAAAQPILDQVSRNKYICQIVQLGIQSPDRLFHEYLYRAMIDLGLENELLENGGPDLVPFLQSAASEHIQEARAISAVTSMASPMGHSVASSNQAKYSELLAQYYILKRQHLLAAHVLLRLAERRFTSGDVPTLDERYNYLKNAVIQAKNASSDGLVGSAHGAYDNGLLELLEGKLAVLRFQIKIKQELEALVSSAEDLPGASESHGTDPSGTLTADSNFVNIAQEKAKELSLDLKSITQLYNEYAVPFELWEICLEMLYFASYSGDPDSSMVRETWARLIDQSLSRGGVAEACSVLKRFGADIYPGDGAGLPLDTLCLHLEKAALERQESGVESVGDEDVSRALLAACKGATEPVLNTYDQLLTSGAILPSPNLRLRLLRSVLVILREWAMSLFAQRMGTSNTGASLILGGTFSGEQRAVVNQGVRDKISSAANRYMTEVRRLALPQHLTEPVFQGFRELEESLLSPFPFDRY, encoded by the exons TCTGTGGCGTTTCGACAAGTG GGATGGACAGTGTCCTGAATATAGCGGGGAGGATCAAGCTATTTGTGCTGTTGGTCTTGCTAAATCTAAACCTGGTGTTTTTGTTGAAGCTATTCAGTATCTTTTGATTTTGGCAACACCTGTTCAG TTAAGTCTTGTGGGAGTATGTTGCTCTGGAGGGGCTGATGGCACAGATCCATATGCGGAGGTCTCACTGCAGCCATTGCCAGAGTATACTGTACCGTCTGATGGGATCACCATGACTTGTATCACATGTACGGAAAAGGGTCGTATTTTCCTGGCTGGGCGTGACGGCCACATCTATGAGTTACAGTATACAACTGGATCAGGCTGGCAATCAAGATGTCGGAAAGTTTGTCTGACTGCTGGTTTAGGAAGTATCATTTCAAG ATGGGTATTACCGAATGTTTTCAAGTTTGGAGCTGTTGATCCCATCATTGAAATGGTTTTTGATAATGAGAGACACATATTGTACGCAAGAACTGAAGAAATGAAACTTCAGGTTTTTATTCTGGGGCAAAATGCTGATGGGCCATTGAAAAAAGtggcagaagaaaaaaatttgatcAATCTGAGGGATGTTCATTATGGAGGCAGACAATCAACTGGACCTAGAGCTCCAAATCGAACGACAAAGTCATCTATAGTTTGCATATCACCATTGTCTACTCTTGAATCGAAGTCTCTACACCTTGTTGCTGTTTTATCAGATGGGAGAAGGATGTACCTTACCACTTCTCCATCTAGTGGGAATTTGGGTGGATTTAATACAGACCATGACAAACCTAGTTGTTTAAAAGTTGTGACAACCAGGCCTTCTCCTCCTTTAGGGCTTAGTGGTGGACTTGCCTTTGGAACAATGTCTCTTGCTGGTAGACCTCAGAATGATGATCTCTCCCTAAAGGTTGAGGCAGCACATTATTCTGCTGGAACTCTTGTCCTTTCTGATTCATCTCCGCCAACAATGTCATCTCTTCTTATTGTAAACCGTGACTCAAGCACGCAATCAGCTGGGTCGAGTACTCTGGGGACAAGTTCAAGGAGTTCTCGGGCATTACGGGAATCTGTATCTTCTTTACCAGTTGAAGGGCGAATGCTTTTTGTTGCAGATATATTACCCTTGCCAGATTCTACAACTGCCATACTGTCTTTGTATTCAGCAATTGAATATGGTGGATATGAAAGCCTAGAGGAGTCATGTGAGAAGGTATCTGCAAAGCTTTGGGCCAGAGGCGATCTTTCAATCCAACATATATTACCAAGGAGGCGATTTGTTGTTTTCAGTACTATGGGCATGATGGAAATAGTTTTCAACAGGCCTGTAGACATTCTGAGGAGGTTGTTTGAGTCCAACTCGCCCAGGTCAATCTTGGAAGAATTCTTCAATCGTTTTGGACCTGGTGAAGCGGCTGCCATGTGTTTAATGCTAGCAGCCAGGGTAGTTCATTCGGAAAATCTTATAAGCAATGTTGTTTCTCAGAAGGCAGCTGAAGCTTTCGAGGACCCAAGACTTGTTGGAATGCCACAACTTGAGGGAAACAGTGCATTATCTAACACTAGAACAGCTGCGGGGGGATTTAGCATGGGGCAGGTTGTTCAGGAGGCTGAGCCTGTGTTTTCAGGTGCACATGAAGGGCTTTGTTTATGCTCTGCAAGGTTGCTTTTTCCTGTCTGGGAACTTCCTGTTGTGATTGTAAAAGGCAGTTTAGGTTCTACAAGCGCTATGTCAGAAAATGGGTTAGTCATCTGCAGGCTCTCTGTTGAGGCTATGCAAGTGCTTGAAAACAAGATTCGTTCACTAGAGAAGTTTCTAAGGTCCAGAAGGAACCAAAGAAGGGGCCTTTATGGCTGTGTTGTTGGTTCAGGAGACTTGACTGGCTCTATTCTTTATGGAGCCAGTTCAGAATTCGGTGCCAGTGACCACATGGTTAGAAACTTATTTGGTGCCTACTCACGGACTACTGAGTCTAATGCTGGTGGCTCATCTAGTAAAAGGCAGAGACTACCATATAGTCCTGCTGAACTGGCAGCCATGGAG GTCAGGGCCATGGAATGCATTAGGCAGTTGCTACTTCGATCTAGTGAAGCCCTGTTTCTGCTCCAGCTTCTTTCACAGCACCATGTAACTCGCTTGGTTGAGAGCTTTGATGCTGATCTACGACAAGCATTAGTTCGAATGACATTCCATCAGTTAGTTTGCTCTGAGGAAGGAGACCGTCTTGCTACAAGGCTCATATCTGCTCTAATGGAG TATTATACTGGTCCTGATGGCAGGGGTGCAGTAGATGATGTTAGTTCAAGATTACGGGATGGTTGTCCAAGCTACTATAAGGAGTCTGATTACAAGTTTTTTCTAGCTGTGGAGTGTCTTGAGAGAGCTGCTGTACTTCCAGATCCTGTGGAGAAGGAGAATCTCGCAAGAAAAGCCTTTGATTTCTTAAGTAAAGTTCCAGAATCTGCTGATTTACGAACTGTTTGCAAACGGTTTGAAGATTTAAG ATTTTATGAAGCTGTGGTTCACTTACCTTTACAAAAGGCACAGGCTCTTGACCCTGCGGGTGATGCTTTTAATGACCAAATTGATACAGCAGATCGAGAATATGCAGTTGCTCAACGTGTACAGTGTTATGAAATTATCATCAGTGCACTGCGTTCCCTGAAAGGTGACCCGTCACAGAGGGAGTTTGGTTCTCCTCTTAGGCGTGCTGCTGCACAGCCCATCCTTGATCAGGTCTCTCGGAACAAGTATATATGCCAGATTGTTCAGCTTGGCATCCAATCTCCTGACAGATTATTTCATGAGTACTTGTACCGTGCTATGATTGATTTGGGACTTGAAAATGAGTTGTTGGAAAACGGAGGTCCTGATTTGGTACCTTTTTTACAAAGTGCCGCCAGTGAACATATACAAGAG GCTAGAGCTATTTCAGCAGTGACCTCCATGGCCTCTCCAATGGGACATTCTGTAGCATCATCTAATCAAGCCAAATATTCTGAGCTTTTGGCACAGTACTATATCTTGAAGAGGCAGCATCTGCTTGCAGCTCATGTATTGTTACGACTGGCTGAGAGGCGATTCACTTCAGGGGATGTTCCTACTCTAGATGAAAG GTACAATTACTTGAAAAATGCAGTCATACAGGCAAAAAATGCTAGTAGTGATGGCCTGGTAGGTTCTGCACATGGTGCTTATGACAACGGGCTTTTAGAATTGTTGGAAGGAAAGCTTGCTGTTCTCCGTTTTCAGATAAAGATCAAACAGGAACTTGAGGCTTTAGTCTCCAGCGCAGAAGATTTGCCTGGTGCATCTGAGTCCCATGGAACTGACCCCAGTGGCACTTTAACGGCTGATTCCAATTTTGTAAATATTGCACAAGAAAAGGCTAAAGAGCTATCATTAGACTTGAAGAGTATAACTCAGCTATACAATGAGTATGCTGTTCCATTCGAACTTTGGGAG ATATGTCTAGAAATGCTATACTTTGCGAGCTATTCTGGTGATCCAGATAGTAGCATGGTAAGAGAAACTTGGGCTAGATTAATCGACCAATCTCTTTCAAGGGGTGGTGTTGCCGAAGCTTGTTCAGTATTGAAGAGATTTGGTGCTGACATTTATCCTGGAGATGGAGCTGGCTTACCCTTAGACACACTTTGCCTTCACCTTGAAAAAGCAGCACTG GAAAGACAGGAATCAGGAGTTGAATCTGTTGGAGATGAAGATGTATCAAGGGCTCTTCTTGCTGCTTGCAAGGGTGCAACTGAGCCTGTACTGAACACATATGATCAGTTATTAACGAGTGGTGCTATTTTACCCTCGCCCAACCTCAGGCTACGCCTTCTCCGATCAGTACTCGTGATACTTCGTGAGTGGGCAATGTCATTGTTTGCCCAGAGAATGGGTACAAGTAATACTGGAGCCTCTTTAATATTAGGTGGAACATTTTCAGGGGAGCAGAGAGCAGTTGTTAACCAAGGGGTTCGAGATAAGATCTCTAGTGCAGCCAACAg